Genomic segment of Veillonella parvula DSM 2008:
AACATATCCATTGCTTCTTCGATAGCAGCTTTCTTTGCTGTAAATTTGGCCCAACGATCGTCTTTTACAAGACCGATTTCACGGCCTTTTTCTGTAAGACGCAGGTCTGCATTATCTTGACGAAGCAATAGACGGTATTCACTGCGGCTTGTCATCATGCGGTACGGTTCATTTGTCCCTTTTGTTACAAGATCATCGATAAGAACACCGATGTACGCTTCGGAGCGAGCAAGGATGAACGGTTCCTTCCCTTGAATCCACAATGCTGCGTTGATACCAGCCATGAGGCCTTGAGCAGCCGCTTCTTCATAGCCAGATGTACCGTTGGCTTGACCTGCAGAGTAGAGACCTTCAATATGTTTCACTTGAAGTGCTGGTGTTAATTGCGTTGGATTCAAGCAATCGTATTCGATAGCATAGGCAGGACGCATAATTTCAACATTCTCAAGACCTGGGATGGTACGCAAGAAAGCATATTGTACATCCATTGGAAGAGACGTACTCATACCTTGTACATACATTTCATTTGTACCCGTGCCTTCTGGTTCTACGAATAATTGATGGCGTTCTTTATCGGCAAAGCGCACTACTTTATCTTCGATGGAAGGACAGTAACGAGGGCCTACGCCTTCGATTTTGCCACTATACATAGGAGCCCGGTGAATATTGCTATGAATGATTTCGTGCGTTTCTTTATTAGTATAGGTCAACCAACATACATCTTCATTACGATTAATCCATTCATCCATGAAGGAAAATGCGTGATGATGTGCATCGCCTTCTTGAACTACCATATTTTCGAGGTTTAAAGTACGTTTATCTACACGTGCTGGTGTACCCGTCTTAAAGCGCATCAATTCAATACCATTATCGAGTAAGGATTGAGAGAAATGTTCCGCTACGCGTTGACCATTTGGACCGCCCACATAATCGATATCACCGATGAGGA
This window contains:
- the mnmG gene encoding tRNA uridine-5-carboxymethylaminomethyl(34) synthesis enzyme MnmG, with amino-acid sequence MYTVDNYDVIVIGGGHAGCEAALATARMGHRTLMATISLDNIALMPCNPAVGGPGKSHLVYEVDALGGQMGINADATAIQMRMLNMGKGPAVHSLRCQSDKIKYQHLMKQTLENTDNLNVKQIMVTELKVEDDKVIGIVTELGEFYGAKAIILCTGTYLKGKILIGDIDYVGGPNGQRVAEHFSQSLLDNGIELMRFKTGTPARVDKRTLNLENMVVQEGDAHHHAFSFMDEWINRNEDVCWLTYTNKETHEIIHSNIHRAPMYSGKIEGVGPRYCPSIEDKVVRFADKERHQLFVEPEGTGTNEMYVQGMSTSLPMDVQYAFLRTIPGLENVEIMRPAYAIEYDCLNPTQLTPALQVKHIEGLYSAGQANGTSGYEEAAAQGLMAGINAALWIQGKEPFILARSEAYIGVLIDDLVTKGTNEPYRMMTSRSEYRLLLRQDNADLRLTEKGREIGLVKDDRWAKFTAKKAAIEEAMDMLRNTPVNPSKETQVLLEGLGTAPIRTGIHAYDLVKRNELSYAIVADAFGLKRYTPDVEEAVDISITYEGYIKKQMDQVDKVRKLEEKILPKEWDYTEIKGISLEAQQKLNKIRPHSIGQASRISGVSPADVSVLLIQLEQYNRSK